Proteins encoded together in one Streptomyces asoensis window:
- a CDS encoding Nif3-like dinuclear metal center hexameric protein encodes MPRLSEVIAALETLWPAERAESWDAVGTVVGDPGQEVSRVLFAVDPVQEIVEEAVRLGADLLVTHHPLYLRGTTTVAASTFKGRVVHTLIKNDIALHVAHTNADTADPGVSDALAGALDLRVLRPLVPDPGDPEGRRGLGRVCELDHPLTVREFAARAAERLPATAQGIRVAGDPEALVRTVAVSGGSGDSLFDHVRAAGVDAFLTADLRHHPASEFIADRAHGAHSPLALLDAAHWATEWPWCELAAAQLDEISDRRGWGLRVHVSAAVTDPWTAHAASNTTSSSMGAPN; translated from the coding sequence GTGCCCCGTCTGTCTGAAGTCATCGCCGCGCTGGAGACCCTGTGGCCCGCCGAGCGGGCCGAGTCCTGGGACGCGGTCGGCACGGTCGTGGGCGACCCCGGGCAGGAGGTCTCCCGGGTCCTGTTCGCCGTCGATCCCGTCCAGGAGATCGTCGAGGAAGCCGTGCGGCTCGGGGCCGACCTGCTCGTCACCCACCATCCGCTGTACCTGCGCGGGACGACGACCGTCGCGGCCTCCACCTTCAAGGGCCGCGTCGTGCACACCCTCATCAAGAACGACATCGCCCTGCACGTCGCCCACACCAACGCCGACACCGCCGATCCCGGGGTGAGCGACGCCCTCGCCGGCGCGCTCGACCTGCGGGTCCTGCGGCCTCTCGTGCCGGACCCGGGCGACCCCGAGGGGCGGCGCGGCCTCGGCCGCGTCTGCGAGCTCGACCACCCGCTCACCGTCCGCGAGTTCGCCGCCCGCGCCGCCGAGCGGCTGCCCGCCACCGCGCAGGGAATCCGGGTGGCGGGGGACCCGGAGGCCCTCGTGCGGACCGTCGCCGTCAGCGGCGGTTCCGGCGACAGCCTCTTCGACCACGTCCGCGCGGCCGGCGTCGACGCCTTCCTCACCGCGGACCTGCGCCACCACCCGGCGTCGGAGTTCATCGCGGACCGCGCCCACGGCGCCCACTCACCTCTCGCGCTGCTCGACGCGGCGCACTGGGCCACCGAATGGCCCTGGTGCGAGCTGGCGGCCGCCCAGCTCGACGAGATCTCCGACCGGCGGGGATGGGGCCTCAGGGTCCATGTCTCCGCCGCGGTCACCGACCCCTGGACCGCCCACGCGGCGTCCAACACCACCTCTAGCTCAATGGGAGCCCCCAACTGA